AGAAGCCACCTCCTCGTCGGACTTCCATCGGGAGAGCGCTACGTCGTCCGCAGGTGGTCCGTCCGCGGTTCGTACACCTCGCCCTTCCGGCGTAGGCTCTCTATCTCCTGTTCGGCCTTGCTCTCGCTGAGGTTCAACTCGGTTTCGGCGCGGGCGAGCACCTCGTCCACCGGCGCACCGCCCTCGTACTCGTCTTCGAGTTCGTTGATGAGCGCTTTCAGGTTCTTGATGCGGTCGCGCTGGTTCTTCGAGGTGCCGGTCTCCACGATATCGGCGTCGAACTCGCCCGTCTCGGGGTCCATCCCGATGTCGCGCAGGCAGGACTCGACGATGTTCGTGACGCGGACGGCGTCCTCCTCGCTGACGGTGTCCGAGAGGCGGACGCGCGCCGACGCTTCCGCGAGGCGAACGAGCGCTTCGAGTTTCCGGGCGGTGACGGGGATGGGCGAGTCCTCGTCGGAGCCCTTCGCGCGGAAGTTGACGTAGAAGTCGCGGATGGTCTGCTTGGCCTCCTGCGTCATCGTCGGATAGCAGTTGCGCTTCGCGTAGGCGATGTACTTCCGCAGGAGTTCGGCGTCTATCTCCGGCGCCACCTCCTCTGTGACCGAGTTCACCTCGTCCTCGGTGAACTCGGAGTTGGCTATCTTCGTCCGCTGGGTGTGCAGTTCGCCCGCGTAGTTCGTGTTGATGATGTGGTCGGCGAGTTCGGCGTCGGTGTCCGGGTCCGGGGTGTCGGTCACCGTGAAGATGAGGTCGAACCGCGAGATGAGCGCGGGTTCGAGGTCTATCTGCTCGCCGATGGGTTCGTACTGGTCGAATCTGCCGTATTTGGGGTTCGCAGCGCCGAGCAGCGAACACCGGGACTTGAGCGTGGCGTTGATGCCGGCTTTGGAGACCGAAATCTGCTGCTGTTCGAGACCCTCGTGCATCGCAGAGCGGTCCTCCGGGCGCATCTTGTCCAGTTCGTCCACGGCCGCGATGCCCTTGTCGGCGAGGACGAGGGCGCCGGCTTCGAGCGTCCACTGCTGTCCGTCGCCGAAGTCGTCGCGGACGGCGGCGGCGGTGAGACCCGCCGAGGAGGAACCCTTACCGGAGGTGTAGACGGAACGAGGGGCGATGTTCCGGATGTACTGGAGCATCTGGGAGTTGTGGGAGACGACGTTGTTCGTGAGGAAGTTGTGCGTTCCCTCGATTTCGAGGTCGTACACCCACTCGTCGTCACATTCGACCGATTCGATGGACTCGATGCGGTCCCAGGCGACGTCGCCGTCCGCGAGTGCGCGAAGCGACGCGAGTTGGCGTTCGACGCTCTCACCGCCGTCGCCGTCGGCGCGGATTCCTCCGTCCGCGGCGTCGGAGAACGCCCGCACGACCGTCCGGAGGCTGTCTCGACTCGGATTTCTGTCGCCGCGTTCGTAATGCTGGTACGTACTGCGCGGGAGACCGCAGTCCCCCTGCGCGAGGTCGAGCGATTCGCGGATATCGCGGAGCGTCTCGTCGACGCCGGGGACGACGTCGCGGTTCGTGTTCCCGTCGGCGTTGACGGTTGCGGCGGCGGCCTCGATCTTCCGTTCAGTGACGAAACCGACCCGTTCGACGTAGCGAGCGAAATCGTCGCCGCTGATTCGGAGTCGGAAGCTGCCGCCGGCTTTCGGCCGGAGTTGCGAGTCGACGCTGAACGCGAGGAGGAGGCTCCGAATCCCTTCGAGGACGTCTCGGCTCGTCGAGGAGACTGTCGCCTCCCGTTGCGTCGGAGAAACGGTGCCTTCCGCGTCGACGAAGGCGCGGAGGAATCCTCGCTTGACGGGGCGCGTCGCGCGCAGAATCGCCTCGGGGACGCGCTGCTCGCTCGAACCCGCTAAGAACGCCGGCTCCAGTTCTTCGAGGAAGCTCACGAGTTCGGACGACGAGCAGATGAGCTCTCGAGCGCTCTTTCCGTCGTGCGGCGCCCGCTCGGTCGCGGAGAGACCGAGTCCGTCCAGCGCGTCGAGCGTGTCATCCAGTATCTCTCGGTCGTTGTTCGTCACGGAGACGAACCCGCTCCCCGAGTCGCGCCGTTCGACATACCCTTCGGCGGCGACGTACCCGAGCAGACGGGCGAGCGACGGCGTCAGTCGATCCGGGAGGTCCATTCGGACGGCATTGGACGAGCGCGAGCGTCGAATCGACACGTCGAGCGAGTCGTCGCCCTCGACCGGCAACGACCGGGGGACGGCGACGAAATCGCCCGTTTCGAGGTCGTCGGCGACGACGGCGTCGGTGCCGCCGTCCCGGCCGACGAACAGGGGATGCGACGGGGTGACCGTGAGTTCGCGTCCGCTGGCGGTCCGAACCTCGTACATTCGCTCGGGGGCCTCGCGCTTCCAGACCTTCGTCGCCCGCCGCGAGGATATCGAACCGTCAGGCGCCATCGACGGCACCGCGAAGTCGACGGAGTCCCACACCCCGTCGTCGACCGGTTTCGGGTCGTCGAGGTTTCGCTCCACGAGTTCGCGGATGGGAACCTCCGACCCGTCGGCCAGCGTCACGCGCGTGTCCCCGGCGACGCACTTCCCCGTCCCGGGGTCCCCTATCAGCAACATGTGCAGGTCGCCGCGAATCCGCGACCCGTCGGGGAGGTGCTTGGTGACCCCCGAGAACAGTTGGAGGATCATCGCGAGTTTCTCCTGCTCGTAGCCGTAGATGGAGGGCGCGACGGAGCCGACCATCTTCTCGTAGATGTCCTCCTCGTTGGAGAGTTCGATAATCTCCGCGACGTCCTCCTCGGAGATGTCCATGTCCTCGAACTCCTCGTCCTCTATCTCGATGGCGACGCCGTCCATGTAGAGGTCGAAGATGGGCGTCTTCTCCTGCCCGGAGGTCTGCTGTTCGATGTGGAGGACGCCCGTGACGGTGACGTGGTCACCGGCGGTCACTCTCCCCGTGATGTCGTCTTCGGTGTCGATGTCGATGCTCTGCGG
This is a stretch of genomic DNA from Halogeometricum sp. S3BR5-2. It encodes these proteins:
- a CDS encoding LAGLIDADG family homing endonuclease, translating into MAQAPQDPDVDLTDRFVQFYRKYYSDDIGRLAQRYPNEQRSLYVDYDDLFRFDEDLAEDYRKKPDQIREYAEEALRLYDLPVDVKLGRAHVRLHNLPDSVDIRNIRVHDDHIGRMVSVQGIVRKATDVRPKITEAAFECQRCGTMTYIPQTDSGFQEPHECQGCERQGPFHVDFDQSEFVDSQKLRVQESPEGLRGGETPQSIDIDTEDDITGRVTAGDHVTVTGVLHIEQQTSGQEKTPIFDLYMDGVAIEIEDEEFEDMDISEEDVAEIIELSNEEDIYEKMVGSVAPSIYGYEQEKLAMILQLFSGVTKHLPDGSRIRGDLHMLLIGDPGTGKCVAGDTRVTLADGSEVPIRELVERNLDDPKPVDDGVWDSVDFAVPSMAPDGSISSRRATKVWKREAPERMYEVRTASGRELTVTPSHPLFVGRDGGTDAVVADDLETGDFVAVPRSLPVEGDDSLDVSIRRSRSSNAVRMDLPDRLTPSLARLLGYVAAEGYVERRDSGSGFVSVTNNDREILDDTLDALDGLGLSATERAPHDGKSARELICSSSELVSFLEELEPAFLAGSSEQRVPEAILRATRPVKRGFLRAFVDAEGTVSPTQREATVSSTSRDVLEGIRSLLLAFSVDSQLRPKAGGSFRLRISGDDFARYVERVGFVTERKIEAAAATVNADGNTNRDVVPGVDETLRDIRESLDLAQGDCGLPRSTYQHYERGDRNPSRDSLRTVVRAFSDAADGGIRADGDGGESVERQLASLRALADGDVAWDRIESIESVECDDEWVYDLEIEGTHNFLTNNVVSHNSQMLQYIRNIAPRSVYTSGKGSSSAGLTAAAVRDDFGDGQQWTLEAGALVLADKGIAAVDELDKMRPEDRSAMHEGLEQQQISVSKAGINATLKSRCSLLGAANPKYGRFDQYEPIGEQIDLEPALISRFDLIFTVTDTPDPDTDAELADHIINTNYAGELHTQRTKIANSEFTEDEVNSVTEEVAPEIDAELLRKYIAYAKRNCYPTMTQEAKQTIRDFYVNFRAKGSDEDSPIPVTARKLEALVRLAEASARVRLSDTVSEEDAVRVTNIVESCLRDIGMDPETGEFDADIVETGTSKNQRDRIKNLKALINELEDEYEGGAPVDEVLARAETELNLSESKAEQEIESLRRKGEVYEPRTDHLRTT